The window AATTTTGTTGCATGTGAAATACAAATTCATAGTTTGACATCATAAGTATGGTAAAATAACATTACCCTATAAACCgttaaacatttcaaataaaaaagagaaagtaAATATACCTGATTTTCGCAGCTTAGTTTAGCTTCAGCATCACAATAAAATTGGTCAATGATGATAGGGTTTTCAGCTGCAACAAGTGTGATCTTCTCGAAAACTATATTCTTAGCATAGCCAGATCCACCCTGAAAATTAACAAGGACAATATCTTAGAGAATCGATGCAAATACAGGAAATGGGTCAACTGTATCTTAATTTGGAGACTGAACGTATAAATACTAACCATATAAATGGAATTTCTCCTTTGGACAAACAATAGGATAGTTCATTTAAACTACGGGGATGAAAGTTTCAATTTGGGTGTAGAGAAGAGATCACATTGATCTACCCAACTTGGATAAGATTAGGTGTGCATATACATAAATCTTTTATggtacatataattatatatacctGCCATGTTTTGATTCTTGCTCCATTTTGAGTTCCATTGAAACTACAATCTCTCACGTAAACATTTTCTACTGTTTCATGAGCTCCATTTTTTCCTAAGCTTCCCACACTGAATTCGACAAAGTATATAAAGTTACAACGAGTGTTAAACTTAAGGATAATgagagagagactaaatttttaaacctaatctataaatcaaatgatgtgttaccaatataaagtaagcacgttaattaacacttaagtaataatctaattattaacaaccacatcatttggtctacaaaatttaattaaaaattttagtcttcctaacattactttAAACTTAATTATATGCTCAACATCTAATTAATGTTGTCAATAAAttgatataatatattttgtgtgGTTATTTTGGATAAACCTAATTCCATGGCCCGGTCCACACGCAATGTTAGTAATGTTGATGTTGGAAGACCCAGAACTGAGAGCGATGCAGTCATCACCTGTTGTAACAAAATGCACAAAAAAACTAATTGGTTGCAATGGCCTGCAAAATAATGATCATGATTAATTAcataaaatgaatttaaattaattaccaGTTCCAATAAAAGAGTCATGAATATTGACACTGATAGAGTTTGAGATATCAATTCCATCAGTATTCGGACTTTCGGCAGGTGCAATTATAGTAAGATGGGAGACATCGACGTTGATGCAGTGGTTTATACCAATATGAGCTTTTGGGCTATTGACATGTGTAAGTCCACTTAAACGGAGATTGTTACATCTGTCAAAGTGTAGAGCCTGCAGTAATTGGTAAAACCCAACTTTAATTTAGTAATATGGATTAAAATGATATTGGTTCAAACAAATTCCTATGGTACCATTCTACCAGATGAAGTAATGCTATGTTTTTAATACAAACGATAGTGAGGAAATCGGGATCAACACACAAAACTGATACATTTGTTTATACATACTTTAATACAAGTGAGTTTCACTTTCAAATGAAATGGTTGATCAACCTAGATTAGAGAGTGCGTTAATTATTGTGTCTTATGCGTGTCTAAATAGTTTTGTTGATCAGATAATAAATTTGCACCACACACtactaaaagaaaaatcagTTTCACTAATAGTTTGAATTCataatttgataattaaattCATACTAACCTTTGGTCTTTCGCAGCTCTTCTCATTGACCTGTAAATATGTTGGATGGGATAAGCATCTTAGATGTATGGTGATTATATTATAATTTCAATAGATACGAACAGAGTATTACATTTATGAAGGAGATATATTGATTGGCAATGCTATTGCTCCACCAAGATGAACCCTGGCCATCGATTGTTCCTGAACCATCGAGCGTGAGATTTGCCACATTTGTAAATTGGAGCCAGGCATTTGATGATGGGCACTCTTTCCATGCATCCACCGTTTTGGGAGCCACTACATTCCCCAGGACCTACTCTCCGGACCCAATATGAAAGGAACATTtaaccatttttcaaaagttgaAGTCATATTACTGAATAATTTTAGTTTGCACCAATAAACGGACAATAGCCATGGATGAACCTGAGCCTACTACCAGAATAGCCACATATCTTACATCACTAAAGATTATTAAGCACAAGAGACTTACATATGCTATGAATACATTGTCACTCGTAGCGTTTCATACCACAGTGATCCAATACATGTGCCATATAAATCTTTCTTATCCAAACTCGAATGAGCACATTAGgatacaaaataaagaaaaaacaacagAGGGAAATATAAAGacgaagaaagaaaggaaatcTTAGCTATAATTAGAGGATTATAAATTCCTTATTAAATTTGCTTGCCATAAATATTCCTTATTAGATTTACCTGAATATGGACCCTCTTAGGCCTGCAAGGGCCTTCAAATTCGATAGGCTGCAGTAAGAATGTTTTTCCCTTGGGTACAACTAGTGTAGGTACGTCACCAACTTCATCTGCTCCACATAAGGCTTTCCATGCATTTACAAAAGCCTATACATGCAAAGTTAAGAACGgttcattattttttctataCAATGATGCTGGAGTGGAAAGTGTGGCTAAGTAACACAATGATTTATATTTAAGTTTATTCTTTTTAACTTGTTCAAGTAGTATTCGAAAGAACGATTTTATCCACTTACTTTTGTTTTTACCTCCCAAGCTTCTACACACAATCCGTTAATTTATGTCCTTTAGTTCTTttcaataatttggttcaacGCCCAAAAATTGAGAGGTGTGTATAAAGATAAAAATGGATGTATGGATAATAACACTatagtaaaaaaattattattcaacaaaaaaataactgattaaaatattttcatttgttaaaaaataatttataaaataatttaaaaaaaaactagtattTTCCTTTGTAAgataatgaaaaatgaaaaaagattgaaaatttggcCCCCAATATAACACATTTATGTCCTATttcatgaaaataatttttttggtgtcaaGCATGCTTTTGATTTAATAATGTGACGAATTAATTGTTTTTGAACCACTCATGACGACTTAAAAAAGAATATGTGTTACATTACTACTGATTCATGTACTTGGGATAGAACGTCCTGAATGACCAGGGGTCCACAACTCAAGTATAATCAATAGAGAACCTATACACAAAGCATATACCTGTACAAAACATATGAATgtgaaaacaaagaagaaagtgaGAAGTTACTTCAGAATCGTCAGCTTCTCCATCCCCAACTGCTCTATAATTAAGAACATCAAATGTTTTTTCACTGTACCCAATATCAATCAACCCAGACAGCACAATGCTAAATATCAAAAGGCTAACGAGTCGGTCCTGCATTTTTTTACGAAACGGGGGGAAAAATTAAACCAGAATTGAAGCAACAAAAGAAATATGCTGGAGTCCAGCAATAAATTTGATAAGAATATGAATTGTTTGAGATTATGTaccaatacatatatatatatatatatagtagccGCATGC of the Pyrus communis chromosome 1, drPyrComm1.1, whole genome shotgun sequence genome contains:
- the LOC137734346 gene encoding probable polygalacturonase At3g15720; this encodes MQDRLVSLLIFSIVLSGLIDIGYSEKTFDVLNYRAVGDGEADDSEAFVNAWKALCGADEVGDVPTLVVPKGKTFLLQPIEFEGPCRPKRVHIQVLGNVVAPKTVDAWKECPSSNAWLQFTNVANLTLDGSGTIDGQGSSWWSNSIANQLQALHFDRCNNLRLSGLTHVNSPKAHIGINHCINVDVSHLTIIAPAESPNTDGIDISNSISVNIHDSFIGTGDDCIALSSGSSNINITNIACGPGHGISVGSLGKNGAHETVENVYVRDCSFNGTQNGARIKTWQGGSGYAKNIVFEKITLVAAENPIIIDQFYCDAEAKLSCENQTSAVTVSDVRYIDFQGTSGSEEAIKLNCNQIPGCQNIVMEEIHITSAVPSKKIYASCSHAKGTCNDSTVPVPCLDK